The following coding sequences are from one Lycium ferocissimum isolate CSIRO_LF1 chromosome 3, AGI_CSIRO_Lferr_CH_V1, whole genome shotgun sequence window:
- the LOC132049544 gene encoding uncharacterized protein LOC132049544 isoform X2, translated as MGDSSAQYIHLVHHLIEECLLFNMSREECMEALSKHANIQPVITSTVWKELEKENKEFFETYKRKHKEEGSSTSNNTKSQMEITRQRINNLLLDSSYSNDHKE; from the exons ATGGGTGATTCTTCCGCTCAATACATCCACTTG GTACATCACTTGATTGAAGAATGTTTATTGTTCAACATGAGCAGAGAGGAATGCATGGAAGCACTCTCCAAACATGCAAATATACAGCCAGTTATCACCTCCACAG TGTGGAAGGAGTTGGAGAAGGAGAACAAGGAGTTCTTTGAGACTTACAAGAGAAAACACAAGGAGGAAGGATCATCAACAAGTAATAATACAAAATCTCAAATGGAGATAACAAGACAAAGAATCAACAATTTGCTCTTGGATTCGTCATACTCTAACGATCATAAGGAGTAA
- the LOC132049544 gene encoding uncharacterized protein LOC132049544 isoform X1, which produces MGDSSAQYIHLVHHLIEECLLFNMSREECMEALSKHANIQPVITSTAVWKELEKENKEFFETYKRKHKEEGSSTSNNTKSQMEITRQRINNLLLDSSYSNDHKE; this is translated from the exons ATGGGTGATTCTTCCGCTCAATACATCCACTTG GTACATCACTTGATTGAAGAATGTTTATTGTTCAACATGAGCAGAGAGGAATGCATGGAAGCACTCTCCAAACATGCAAATATACAGCCAGTTATCACCTCCACAG CAGTGTGGAAGGAGTTGGAGAAGGAGAACAAGGAGTTCTTTGAGACTTACAAGAGAAAACACAAGGAGGAAGGATCATCAACAAGTAATAATACAAAATCTCAAATGGAGATAACAAGACAAAGAATCAACAATTTGCTCTTGGATTCGTCATACTCTAACGATCATAAGGAGTAA
- the LOC132049544 gene encoding uncharacterized protein LOC132049544 isoform X4, with protein sequence MGDSSAQYIHLVHHLIEECLLFNMSREECMEALSKHANIQPVITSTDKGRCFVPRADKLLTPSVEGVGEGEQGVL encoded by the exons ATGGGTGATTCTTCCGCTCAATACATCCACTTG GTACATCACTTGATTGAAGAATGTTTATTGTTCAACATGAGCAGAGAGGAATGCATGGAAGCACTCTCCAAACATGCAAATATACAGCCAGTTATCACCTCCACAG ACAAGGGCAGATGCTTTGTACCAAGGGCAGATAAACTTTTAACACCAAG TGTGGAAGGAGTTGGAGAAGGAGAACAAGGAGTTCTTTGA
- the LOC132049544 gene encoding uncharacterized protein LOC132049544 isoform X3: MGDSSAQYIHLVHHLIEECLLFNMSREECMEALSKHANIQPVITSTDKGRCFVPRADKLLTPSSVEGVGEGEQGVL; this comes from the exons ATGGGTGATTCTTCCGCTCAATACATCCACTTG GTACATCACTTGATTGAAGAATGTTTATTGTTCAACATGAGCAGAGAGGAATGCATGGAAGCACTCTCCAAACATGCAAATATACAGCCAGTTATCACCTCCACAG ACAAGGGCAGATGCTTTGTACCAAGGGCAGATAAACTTTTAACACCAAG CAGTGTGGAAGGAGTTGGAGAAGGAGAACAAGGAGTTCTTTGA